In the genome of Desulfovibrio aminophilus, one region contains:
- a CDS encoding tetratricopeptide repeat protein, whose product MMVRLLAAVLVAAALFCGWSCSGGRDKPMTPEALRERADKGDAQAQAALGVLYAAGRGLPRDDAEAARWTRLAADQGLAEAEYRLGMMYAEGRGVPADEPWETVRLLHAAAAQGHAGAELELGRMYREGRGTDRDPAEAATWLKRAAVQGEVEAQVLLGGMYLEGEGVGRDLAEANRWFGAAAERGDARAMYQLGRLFAGGRLGREDPAQGYMWFVLAEERGQDEARLAKEQMDRDLDEATRREALDLAERWRAAAPGRRVR is encoded by the coding sequence ATGATGGTCAGGCTATTGGCCGCCGTGCTGGTGGCGGCGGCGCTTTTCTGCGGGTGGTCCTGCTCCGGCGGGCGGGACAAGCCCATGACCCCGGAGGCGTTGCGCGAGCGCGCCGACAAGGGCGACGCCCAGGCCCAGGCCGCCCTGGGCGTGCTCTACGCCGCGGGCCGGGGCCTGCCCCGGGACGACGCCGAGGCCGCGCGCTGGACCCGGCTGGCCGCGGATCAGGGCCTGGCCGAGGCCGAGTACCGCCTGGGCATGATGTACGCCGAGGGCCGGGGGGTTCCGGCCGACGAGCCGTGGGAGACCGTGCGCCTGCTGCATGCGGCGGCGGCCCAGGGCCATGCCGGGGCCGAGCTGGAGCTGGGCCGGATGTACCGCGAGGGCCGGGGCACGGACCGCGACCCGGCCGAGGCCGCGACCTGGCTCAAGCGCGCGGCCGTGCAGGGCGAGGTCGAGGCCCAGGTGCTCCTGGGCGGCATGTATCTCGAAGGCGAGGGCGTCGGCCGCGACCTGGCCGAGGCCAACCGCTGGTTCGGGGCCGCGGCCGAGCGCGGGGACGCCCGGGCCATGTACCAGCTCGGCCGCCTCTTCGCCGGGGGCCGCCTGGGGCGCGAGGACCCGGCCCAGGGCTACATGTGGTTCGTGCTGGCCGAGGAGCGCGGGCAGGACGAGGCCCGGCTGGCGAAAGAACAGATGGATCGCGACCTGGACGAGGCCACGCGGCGCGAGGCGCTCGATCTGGCCGAACGCTGGCGCGCGGCGGCCCCTGGCCGGCGGGTGAGATAG
- a CDS encoding Trm112 family protein encodes MTLHKDLLDILACPVCKGKLVLLPASDGLLCEACALVYPIKDEIPVMLTDEAAPLAKWTGSKPA; translated from the coding sequence ATGACGCTGCACAAGGACCTTCTGGACATTCTGGCCTGCCCGGTCTGCAAGGGCAAGCTCGTTCTGCTTCCGGCCTCCGACGGCCTGCTCTGCGAGGCCTGCGCCCTGGTCTACCCGATCAAGGACGAGATCCCGGTGATGCTCACCGACGAGGCCGCGCCCCTGGCCAAGTGGACCGGCTCCAAGCCCGCCTGA
- a CDS encoding DUF3124 domain-containing protein: MRHRIAAVLAVIAVLCLSAAALAGSGRGKGQTIYVPLYSHVYQGLRDRPFDLSATLSVRNTDAEHPITLVFVDYYDTAGKPVRRYLEKAENLPPLATREFLVSEKDTAGGSGAKFLVRWTSDRPVPPPVVEAVMIGTANSQGISFLSTGRVISEE; this comes from the coding sequence ATGAGACACCGCATCGCCGCCGTTCTCGCCGTGATCGCCGTCCTCTGCCTGTCCGCCGCCGCCCTGGCCGGGTCGGGCCGCGGCAAGGGCCAGACCATCTACGTGCCGCTCTATTCGCACGTCTACCAGGGCCTGCGCGACCGGCCCTTCGACCTCTCGGCCACGCTGAGCGTGCGCAACACCGACGCCGAGCACCCCATCACCCTGGTCTTCGTGGACTACTACGACACGGCGGGCAAGCCCGTGCGCCGCTACCTGGAAAAGGCCGAGAACCTGCCGCCGCTGGCCACCCGCGAGTTCCTGGTCAGCGAGAAGGACACGGCCGGGGGCTCGGGGGCCAAGTTCCTGGTGCGCTGGACCTCGGACCGGCCCGTGCCGCCGCCGGTGGTCGAGGCGGTCATGATCGGCACGGCCAACTCCCAGGGCATCTCCTTCCTCTCCACCGGCCGGGTCATCTCCGAGGAGTAG
- a CDS encoding PAS domain-containing sensor histidine kinase: MEEKIPMAKAGGSDATQVEFLKLLVQGNGSDLSLFRAFFDAHAAPMALIDPESGAVVGANRAAHAFYGLSEEQARGLSVWDISSTPLEELRKTLRRLMTDSGGRVEALHNTVAGGSRCVEILASPVQLKGRGLLLCVIHDVTESRRAEAEADKQRALRRTMIDSVRDAIALKDAESVYLAVNRSFLEMVGRPEADILGRDDSALFPPHQAEVMKLDDGRVLLTGESMTRDARLDTPHGTIWTCTVRSPARDDQGRVIGIVMAVRDITRRKQAEEALRKSEEEFRAIADYGHDWESWLSPKGALLWVNPAVERHTGFSVLECLAMPDYPQFLVDPEDREELAEELRRAREERTSAGDRVFRVRRKDGRRRYMAASWQPIESVSGQYAGLRLSIHDFTKRRQADLLREDIERIVRHDIKSPLSSLLMTPTVLRQEGPVNDSQEIILKEMERSAQRLLTMIERSLDLYKMETGVYQFAPETLDLAALACEALEDARLAARPSCRWTLLVDGLPDDGRVFNVRGEERLLRTLLDNLACNAFEASPEGAAVVASLSRRAGSAVLEIANQGEIPKEIRERLFEKYATAGKRHGTGLGTYSARLVAQAHGGTIEADSSKPGRTTIRVTLPDQPEPTASA, translated from the coding sequence ATGGAGGAGAAGATTCCCATGGCCAAGGCAGGCGGTTCGGACGCGACCCAGGTGGAGTTCCTGAAGCTCCTGGTCCAGGGCAACGGCTCGGACCTGTCCCTGTTCCGGGCCTTCTTCGACGCCCACGCCGCGCCCATGGCCCTCATCGACCCCGAGAGCGGGGCCGTGGTCGGGGCCAACCGCGCGGCCCACGCGTTCTACGGCCTCAGCGAGGAGCAGGCCCGGGGCCTCTCGGTCTGGGACATCAGCAGCACGCCCCTGGAGGAGTTGCGCAAGACCCTGCGCCGCCTCATGACCGACAGCGGCGGCCGCGTGGAGGCCCTGCACAACACGGTGGCGGGGGGCTCGCGCTGCGTGGAGATCCTGGCCAGCCCCGTGCAGCTCAAGGGCCGCGGACTCCTGCTCTGCGTGATCCACGACGTCACCGAGTCCCGCCGCGCCGAGGCCGAGGCCGACAAGCAGCGCGCCCTGCGCCGGACCATGATCGACTCCGTGCGCGACGCCATCGCCCTCAAGGACGCCGAATCGGTCTACCTGGCCGTGAACCGCTCCTTCCTGGAGATGGTCGGCCGCCCGGAGGCCGACATCCTGGGCCGCGACGACTCGGCCCTCTTCCCCCCGCACCAGGCCGAGGTCATGAAGCTCGACGACGGCCGCGTGCTGCTCACCGGCGAGAGCATGACCCGCGACGCCCGCCTGGACACCCCCCACGGCACCATCTGGACCTGCACGGTCAGGTCCCCGGCCCGGGACGACCAGGGCCGCGTCATCGGCATCGTCATGGCCGTGCGCGACATCACCCGCCGCAAGCAGGCCGAGGAGGCCCTGCGCAAGAGCGAGGAGGAGTTCCGGGCCATCGCGGACTACGGCCACGACTGGGAATCCTGGCTCTCGCCCAAGGGCGCCCTGCTCTGGGTCAACCCGGCCGTGGAGCGCCACACCGGCTTCTCCGTGCTCGAATGCCTGGCCATGCCCGACTATCCTCAATTCCTCGTGGACCCCGAGGACCGCGAGGAACTGGCCGAGGAGCTGCGCCGCGCCCGCGAGGAGCGCACCAGCGCGGGCGACCGCGTGTTCCGCGTGCGCCGCAAGGACGGCCGCCGCCGCTACATGGCCGCCTCCTGGCAGCCCATCGAGAGCGTCTCCGGCCAGTACGCCGGGCTGCGCCTCTCCATCCACGACTTCACCAAACGCCGCCAAGCCGACCTGCTGCGCGAGGACATCGAGCGCATCGTGCGCCACGACATCAAGAGCCCCCTCTCCTCCCTGCTCATGACCCCCACGGTCCTGCGCCAGGAAGGCCCGGTCAACGACAGCCAGGAGATCATCCTCAAGGAGATGGAGCGCTCGGCCCAGCGCCTCCTGACCATGATCGAGCGATCCCTGGACCTCTACAAGATGGAGACCGGCGTCTACCAGTTCGCGCCCGAGACCCTCGACCTCGCGGCCCTGGCCTGCGAGGCCCTGGAGGACGCCCGCCTGGCGGCCCGGCCCTCCTGCCGCTGGACCCTGCTCGTGGACGGCCTGCCCGACGACGGCCGGGTCTTCAACGTCCGGGGCGAGGAACGCCTCCTGCGCACCCTGCTCGACAACCTGGCCTGCAACGCCTTCGAGGCCTCGCCCGAAGGCGCGGCCGTGGTGGCCTCCCTCTCCCGCCGCGCCGGCTCCGCGGTCCTGGAGATCGCCAACCAGGGCGAAATTCCCAAGGAAATCCGCGAGCGCCTCTTCGAAAAGTACGCCACCGCCGGAAAACGCCACGGCACCGGCCTCGGCACGTATTCCGCCCGGCTCGTGGCCCAGGCCCACGGCGGGACCATCGAGGCCGACTCCTCCAAGCCCGGCCGCACCACCATCCGCGTCACCCTCCCGGACCAGCCCGAACCAACGGCCTCGGCATAG
- a CDS encoding HigA family addiction module antitoxin: protein MGKKIMAPVHPGEILLEEFMKPLGLSQSALAIELRIPNQRVHDLVHGRRGITLDTAARLARFFGVSTAFWMNLQTQYDLEVAEDEGLFERLAEDIRPLARAERESEGATG from the coding sequence ATGGGCAAGAAGATCATGGCCCCGGTGCATCCGGGGGAAATCCTGCTGGAAGAGTTCATGAAGCCGCTCGGGCTCTCGCAGAGCGCCCTGGCCATCGAGTTGCGCATCCCGAACCAGCGGGTGCATGACCTGGTGCACGGCAGACGCGGCATCACCCTGGACACCGCGGCCCGTCTGGCCCGGTTCTTCGGAGTCAGCACGGCGTTCTGGATGAACCTCCAGACGCAGTACGATCTGGAAGTCGCCGAGGACGAGGGGCTCTTCGAGCGTCTGGCGGAGGATATCCGCCCCTTGGCTCGGGCGGAGCGGGAAAGCGAAGGCGCAACGGGCTGA
- a CDS encoding type II toxin-antitoxin system RelE/ParE family toxin has translation MITSFRCKDTEALFRREQVRRLPADILRVAYRKLQMLQAADSLDDLRNPPGNRLEPLKGDRAGQYSIRLNDRWRVCFVWRDGGAHEVEIVDYH, from the coding sequence ATGATAACATCCTTCAGGTGCAAGGATACGGAGGCGCTGTTTCGCCGTGAACAGGTCCGGCGGCTTCCGGCGGACATCCTGAGGGTGGCCTATCGCAAGCTCCAGATGCTTCAGGCGGCGGACAGCCTCGACGATTTGCGCAACCCGCCGGGCAACCGGCTGGAGCCCTTGAAAGGGGATCGGGCGGGTCAGTACAGCATCAGGCTCAACGACCGCTGGCGCGTCTGCTTCGTCTGGAGGGACGGCGGGGCCCACGAGGTCGAAATAGTGGACTACCACTGA
- a CDS encoding DMT family protein yields the protein MSTVLLRTTVLLALSNVFMTVAWYAHLKNLAQRPWWVAALLSWGVALFEYLIQVPANRIGYTELTLPQLKILQEVISLSVFAPFALFYMGQPLKLDYLWACLCLLGAVYFIFRS from the coding sequence ATGAGTACTGTGTTGCTGCGCACGACGGTGCTGCTGGCCCTGTCCAACGTGTTCATGACCGTGGCCTGGTACGCGCACCTGAAGAACCTGGCCCAGCGGCCCTGGTGGGTGGCGGCGCTGCTCAGCTGGGGCGTGGCCCTGTTCGAATACCTGATCCAGGTTCCGGCCAACCGCATCGGCTACACCGAACTCACCCTGCCCCAGCTCAAGATCCTCCAGGAAGTCATCAGCCTGTCCGTGTTCGCGCCCTTCGCCCTGTTCTACATGGGCCAGCCCCTCAAGCTCGACTACCTCTGGGCCTGCCTCTGCCTCCTGGGCGCGGTCTACTTCATCTTCCGCTCCTAG